A genomic window from Salvelinus alpinus chromosome 10, SLU_Salpinus.1, whole genome shotgun sequence includes:
- the LOC139532954 gene encoding lymphocyte function-associated antigen 3-like, which yields MADQGISTPSIIGIVTIFCCIYGGQFVNAAGPSTTRYVITNGNVIINPGIPGGVLQEILWKHGVNKAVEWNTARIWEFRDFKGRTSLNTTTGEITIRQLTKQLSGVYEAECTIGVEIQTFQQRVEVIDTVSQPEVTCELNGTMATLHCSAEGPLVEFRWSWSDHQGEMWSQEQTGQHYNITSPESVSYTCEARNPVSEKTQTYNSNDCLATGNPEIYIHWYWCRCLVVGCCCGCCCGLAHQEAFQRFVENRECQPS from the exons ATGGCTGACCAAGGAATATCAACTCCCAGTATAATAGGCATAGTCACTATATTCTGTTGCATTTATGGCGGACAATTCGTCAATG CAGCTGGACCGTCCACCACCCGTTATGTCATCACAAACGGCAATGTCATTATCAACCCTGGGATCCCTGGTGGAGTTTTACAGGAGATCCTGTGGAAACATGGTGTAAATAAGGCGGTGGAATGGAACACTGCCAGGATATGGGAATTTCGTGATTTTAAAGGGAGGACATCCTTGAACACCACGACTGGAGAAATCACAATCAGACAGCTGACCAAGCAGCTCAGCGGCGTGTATGAGGCAGAGTGTACGATTGGTGTGGAAATACAGACCTTTCAGCAGAGAGTGGAAGTCATTG ACACAGTATCACAACCTGAAGTCACCTGTGAATTGAACGGTACCATGGCAACACTTCACTGCAGTGCTGAGGGTCCACTGGTGGAGTTTCGCTGGTCTTGGTCTGACCACCAGGGGGAGATGTGGAGCCAGGAGCAGACTGGACAGCACTACAACATCACATCCCCAGAGTCAGTCAGCTACACCTGTGAGGCCAGGAACCCAGTCAGTGAGAAGACACAGACCTACAACAGCAACGACTGCCTGGCCACAG gtaatCCTGAGATCTACATACACTGGTATTGGTGCAGGTGTCTTGTTGTtggttgctgttgtggttgctgTTGTGGTCTGGCTCATCAAGAAGCGTTCCAAAG ATTTGTGGAGAACAGGGAATGCCAGCCATCTTGA